The following DNA comes from Streptomyces sp. Ag109_O5-10.
CCGTGGCCGCCGAAAATTTCCTTCGCGCTCTCGATCACCCTTGAAAGATATTTTCGGCTCGGGTACCCGGTCAAGACCGCGCACAATAGGACCATGGACCCCGTGAGCCCCCTGGAACAGGCGTTGCACGCCGCCCGCGCCCTCGTGCTCGCCGATCTGGTCGCGGGCGAGGTCGCCGAGGCCGACGTCGTCTCGCTGGTCGAGGACTCCGTCGTACAGCGCCGCTGGTGGGTGGAGCAGTGGCCGGAGGGCGCGGGGTACGTGGTGGGCCTGGTGGCCCAGGACGTACAGGACGCGCTCCTCGAACGGTACGGCCGCTGGCCGCTGTGCCCGGTGTGCGGCTCCGGCGACCCGCACGCCCTGGACGTCGAACCCGAACTCGGCCCGGACCCGCACTGGGTGTGCCACAAGGTGGGCGTGAAGGTCGCCTCGGTCGGCTCACTGGGCGGTTCCCTGGGTGGCGGGATGCCCTCCTCGTGACGGAGTTCTCATGACGGTGTACATCGATCCGCCGAACTGGCCGGGCCACGGCCGGATGTGGTCCCACCTGGTCAGCGACGTCTCGTACGCCGAACTGCACGCCTTCGCCGAGGACATGGGCGTACTGCGGCGCGCCTTCGAGCGCGACCACTACGACATCCCCTCGCACCGCTACCGGGACGCGGTCCGGGCCGGTGCCGTGGAGGTCAGCAGCCGCGAGGTGGTGCGGCTGCTGCACGGGGCTGGGCTGCGCCGCCGCAAGAGCGACGTGCCCCGCGGGTAACGGCGCCTGCGCCCTCACTCCGCCCGCAGTGCGAAGGCCAGTCCCGCCTCGCCCTCGCTCACCTTGCCGAACCCGGCGCGGGTGACGACCGCCTGGGAGGCGGTGTTGGCGGTCTCGACGGTGGCGAACAGCGTCCGTACGTCGTCGCGGGCCAGGGCCCAGCCGGCCAGGGCGCGCAGCGCTTCCGTCGCGTAGCCGTGGCCGCGGGCGGCCTCGGCCAGGTCGTAGCCGATCTCCACCCGGCCCTCCTCGTCCGGGGCGGAGTGGAAGCCCATGCCGCCGACCGCACGGCCGTCCGCCCGGCGGACCAGGGCGAAGACGCCGAACTCCGGCCGGTGGACGCCGCCTTCGTACGCCTTGAGGAGGAAGCCGGCGGCGTCCCGGGTGCCCTCGTAGGGGCCGCCGTCGACCCACTCGAAGCCGCCGTCGCCGCCGATGCGCAGGTCACGGGCTTCGGCGGGGCGGACGCCGACGAGGTCGAGGCGCTCGGCGGGGATGACCAGGTTGTTGTGCCAGCGCCAGTCGGTGACCGGGGCGCGGCCGGGCAGCTCACCGCGGCCGGTGGCCCACAGGAGGGTCGGCCAGGCGGCGGGGCCGGGCTGGACGTGCGGGAACAGCCAGGCCAGGACGGACTCGGCGAGTTCTTCGGAGGGCCGGTAGGGGAGCCCGAGGCCCAGCGCCATGTCGTGGGTGTGGAGCAGGACTTCGGCGACGCCCATCGCGGCGAAGCCCGCGCGGTCCGCGCTGCGGAAGGGGTACGGGTGGAAGGCGCGGACCTGGCGGGGGGTGGTGCGGACGGTGGCGGCGAGCAGGGCGCCGGTCGTCTCGATCACGTGCAGCAGACCGGAGTTGTCGGTCCCGTCGTCAAGCCTGAGCTCGAAGGGCACGTACGCGTCCTGGGCGCGCCCGGCCAGGTTCGCGGCGTACGCGACGAGGTCGTCGGCGACATGGACCGCCGTCTGGTGGCAGTTCCAGTCCAGCCTGCCGGCCGTCACCTCCGTCCAGTCCCTCGTCACCGCGGGCCGCAACGCGGTCACACAGCCCGCGACGGCCTCTTCCACCTGGTCCCCGCCCATGACACGCATGGGTCGCACCCTAGGACGCCGGATCCTCAGCGGTCGACAGCATTTCCAGCTCCGCGGCGAGGTTGTAGCGGGCGGTCGGCTCCCACTCGGTGCGGCCGTACGGCGTTCTGAACAGCTGTGGCAGGTCGAGGAGTTGGCGCAGAATCGCGGAACGGCCCGCGCGGA
Coding sequences within:
- a CDS encoding DUF4031 domain-containing protein — protein: MTVYIDPPNWPGHGRMWSHLVSDVSYAELHAFAEDMGVLRRAFERDHYDIPSHRYRDAVRAGAVEVSSREVVRLLHGAGLRRRKSDVPRG
- a CDS encoding GNAT family N-acetyltransferase → MRVMGGDQVEEAVAGCVTALRPAVTRDWTEVTAGRLDWNCHQTAVHVADDLVAYAANLAGRAQDAYVPFELRLDDGTDNSGLLHVIETTGALLAATVRTTPRQVRAFHPYPFRSADRAGFAAMGVAEVLLHTHDMALGLGLPYRPSEELAESVLAWLFPHVQPGPAAWPTLLWATGRGELPGRAPVTDWRWHNNLVIPAERLDLVGVRPAEARDLRIGGDGGFEWVDGGPYEGTRDAAGFLLKAYEGGVHRPEFGVFALVRRADGRAVGGMGFHSAPDEEGRVEIGYDLAEAARGHGYATEALRALAGWALARDDVRTLFATVETANTASQAVVTRAGFGKVSEGEAGLAFALRAE